A genomic region of Labrys wisconsinensis contains the following coding sequences:
- a CDS encoding ABC transporter ATP-binding protein → MESTIELTDVHLSLGRGAARVHILRGVSLKIRQGEAVGLVGPSGSGKSTLLMTLAGLERPDTGTVRVADQDLGVLDEDGLARFRGRHIGIVFQSFHLVPTMTALENVAIPLELAGRPDAFERAEAELDVVGLGNRLSHYPAQLSGGEQQRVALARALAPDPRILVADEPTGNLDEATGAAIIETMFALKRERGATLVLVTHDMALAARCDRTVRIRSGHVESDTAAAAAAAE, encoded by the coding sequence GTGGAATCGACGATCGAACTGACGGACGTCCATCTCAGCCTCGGCCGCGGCGCGGCACGCGTCCATATCCTGCGGGGCGTTTCGCTGAAAATAAGGCAGGGCGAGGCCGTCGGCCTGGTCGGTCCCTCCGGCTCCGGCAAGTCGACGCTCCTGATGACGCTCGCCGGCCTGGAGCGGCCGGACACCGGCACGGTGCGCGTCGCCGACCAGGATCTCGGCGTGCTCGACGAGGACGGGCTGGCGCGCTTCCGCGGCCGGCACATCGGCATCGTCTTCCAGTCCTTCCACCTGGTGCCGACCATGACGGCGCTGGAGAACGTCGCCATCCCGCTCGAGCTCGCCGGCCGCCCCGACGCCTTCGAGCGGGCCGAGGCCGAGCTCGACGTCGTCGGCCTCGGCAACCGCCTGTCGCACTATCCCGCGCAGCTTTCGGGCGGCGAGCAGCAGCGCGTCGCGCTCGCCCGCGCCCTGGCGCCCGACCCGCGCATCCTGGTCGCCGACGAGCCGACCGGCAATCTCGACGAGGCGACCGGCGCCGCCATCATCGAGACCATGTTCGCCCTCAAGCGCGAGCGTGGCGCCACCCTGGTGCTCGTCACCCACGACATGGCGCTCGCCGCGCGCTGCGACCGCACGGTGCGCATCCGCT